Proteins from one Methanobrevibacter arboriphilus JCM 13429 = DSM 1125 genomic window:
- the hdrA gene encoding ferredoxin:CoB-CoM heterodisulfide reductase subunit HdrA: MYDKKTLNSQKLDLRVGVFICRCGGNISDIVDIDKLKSSIDADVVEEFENLCSLNGRKIIRDNIINKELDRVVIASCSPITHEKTFQDYIQPLNPYLMDMANLREQCSWVHGDMDKATDKAITLVNASIEKVKQSQAVDPILCQTPESAAVIGGGISGISAALSLAKQGVKTYLIEKKPSIGGNMVKIGKVFSPVKLAEECGMCLLNPIMNETVWHENIEILTNTKVLSTERRAGNFSILLESNPRYVDEEKCISCGKCIEECPVEVPNRWDDGLSMRKAIYKPFSQSYPDAYTIDMENCEKCGKCMKKCPMGAIYLKGEKEIVPLNVGAVILATGHKTFDPNLRPEYGYNRYADVITQSELGRIMGVNGPTKGKLKMLSKDRVPRRVVMIQCVGSRDEKPDGHKYCSKVCCMVALKNANIIKHKYPDTDVIICYTDMRTPGMYEKYYKHGQENGIRLLRGRPGEVNKKGDSLVVRVEDTLQKKFTEIETDMVVLSTAIEPSQGSEEISKIMNVGITEDMFIKETHPKIKPVTTDVKGAYVCGTAQGPKDITDSIMQAHAAASKVAEIMNDGLEIEPFVAEIDDEKCNLCEDCISICKYKAMSIKDEMIYIDPMSCSGCGKCLTVCKPRAINIHGNIDEKIFATISGMLKGKKEGEKRILVFLDQVGYTAADNIGVNRVDYPESIYIIKVHSVNRVMPKHIIYALKNGADGVFIGEYPGDLMYQEVENKMNQIREEIKDHGMNPERLQFSNVYIPYFRGLANKFKEFDAKIGSMDA, from the coding sequence ATGTATGATAAAAAAACCCTAAATTCTCAAAAATTAGATTTACGTGTTGGAGTGTTTATCTGTAGATGTGGAGGAAACATCTCAGATATTGTTGATATTGATAAACTTAAAAGCTCCATAGATGCAGACGTAGTTGAAGAATTTGAAAATCTGTGTTCTCTTAATGGTAGAAAAATAATTAGAGACAATATTATTAATAAAGAATTAGATCGTGTTGTAATCGCGTCATGTTCACCTATAACTCATGAAAAAACTTTCCAAGATTATATTCAGCCTTTAAACCCATATTTAATGGACATGGCTAATTTACGAGAACAATGTTCATGGGTACATGGCGACATGGATAAAGCTACAGATAAAGCAATTACGCTTGTAAATGCTTCAATTGAAAAAGTCAAGCAGTCTCAAGCTGTAGATCCAATTCTTTGTCAAACACCAGAAAGTGCTGCGGTTATAGGAGGAGGAATATCCGGAATAAGTGCTGCACTTTCATTAGCTAAACAAGGTGTTAAAACATATTTAATTGAAAAAAAACCATCAATTGGAGGAAATATGGTTAAAATTGGAAAAGTATTCTCTCCAGTTAAATTGGCTGAAGAATGTGGGATGTGTTTACTTAATCCAATAATGAATGAAACTGTTTGGCATGAAAATATTGAAATATTAACCAATACTAAAGTTTTAAGTACTGAAAGAAGAGCTGGAAATTTTAGTATTCTCCTTGAAAGCAATCCTCGATATGTAGATGAAGAAAAATGTATATCCTGTGGTAAATGTATAGAAGAATGCCCGGTTGAAGTTCCAAATAGGTGGGATGATGGACTTTCAATGAGAAAAGCAATCTATAAACCGTTTTCACAAAGTTATCCAGATGCATATACAATTGATATGGAAAATTGTGAAAAATGTGGTAAATGTATGAAAAAATGTCCAATGGGAGCAATTTATCTTAAAGGAGAAAAAGAAATAGTTCCTCTAAATGTTGGAGCTGTTATATTAGCCACTGGTCATAAAACTTTTGATCCAAACCTTAGACCAGAATATGGATATAATAGATATGCAGATGTTATAACTCAAAGTGAACTTGGTCGTATTATGGGAGTAAATGGTCCGACTAAAGGTAAGCTAAAAATGTTATCTAAAGATAGAGTTCCAAGAAGAGTAGTCATGATACAATGTGTAGGTTCAAGAGATGAAAAACCAGATGGACATAAATACTGTTCAAAAGTATGTTGTATGGTAGCTTTGAAAAATGCAAACATAATAAAACACAAATACCCAGATACTGATGTTATAATATGTTATACTGATATGAGAACTCCAGGAATGTATGAAAAATATTACAAACATGGACAAGAAAATGGAATAAGATTATTAAGAGGCAGACCTGGTGAAGTCAATAAAAAAGGGGATTCCTTAGTAGTTAGAGTAGAAGACACTCTTCAAAAGAAATTTACAGAAATTGAAACAGATATGGTTGTTTTATCAACAGCAATCGAACCATCCCAAGGTAGTGAAGAGATATCTAAAATAATGAATGTTGGTATAACTGAAGATATGTTTATTAAAGAAACACATCCAAAAATTAAGCCAGTTACTACTGATGTTAAAGGAGCCTATGTTTGTGGAACTGCACAGGGGCCAAAAGATATTACAGATAGTATAATGCAAGCTCACGCAGCAGCTTCCAAAGTAGCTGAAATAATGAATGATGGGCTCGAAATAGAACCATTTGTAGCTGAAATAGATGATGAAAAATGTAATCTATGTGAAGATTGTATATCTATATGTAAATATAAAGCTATGTCTATTAAAGATGAAATGATCTATATAGATCCTATGTCTTGTTCAGGGTGTGGAAAATGCCTAACTGTTTGTAAACCACGAGCTATAAACATACATGGAAATATTGATGAAAAAATATTTGCAACTATTTCAGGAATGCTAAAAGGTAAAAAAGAAGGAGAAAAAAGAATTCTTGTTTTCCTTGATCAAGTTGGGTATACTGCAGCAGATAACATTGGAGTTAATAGAGTAGACTATCCAGAATCAATATATATTATAAAGGTTCATTCTGTAAACAGAGTAATGCCGAAACACATTATTTATGCTCTTAAAAATGGTGCAGATGGAGTATTCATTGGAGAATATCCTGGAGATTTAATGTATCAAGAAGTAGAAAATAAAATGAATCAAATAAGAGAAGAAATAAAAGATCATGGAATGAATCCAGAAAGACTTCAATTCTCAAATGTTTATATACCCTATTTCAGAGGCCTTGCAAATAAGTTCAAAGAATTCGATGCAAAAATTGGTTCAATGGATGCATAG
- the hdrB gene encoding ferredoxin:CoB-CoM heterodisulfide reductase subunit HdrB, whose translation MRKIPDKNIMLFKSCLINGEYPGVESSTKYVFDKIGIEYIVDDRQSCCTGLGHYSDIYDQLSTTVIGGRNFSVAKKTDHTNIVMMCSTCYAIHKKVAKLLNNNEKVRDEVNTIYDETNLDEMKYEEGTIDSSKNIFHVVDIFFDKKEEIAKNIKIDLSEFRIATHPACHYCKVQYEDATEGFRDPKVLDEILKSCGIETIGWYDHKRSTCGAGFRQRFVNRDLSMKVTSEKLLSLQDENIDILVHMCPNCQMQFDRYQPFIGKELNIDFKMMHLNIAQLVAFVMGSDPYKVMGIQTHTIPIEPLIEKVEKNLSKEREVKRVKTANKA comes from the coding sequence ATGCGAAAAATACCTGATAAAAATATCATGCTCTTTAAAAGTTGTTTAATAAATGGAGAGTATCCAGGAGTCGAATCTTCAACAAAGTATGTTTTTGATAAAATTGGTATTGAATACATTGTTGATGATAGACAATCTTGCTGTACTGGTCTTGGTCACTATTCAGACATATATGATCAGCTTTCAACAACAGTAATTGGAGGAAGAAACTTTAGTGTAGCTAAAAAAACTGATCACACCAACATAGTAATGATGTGTTCCACTTGCTATGCAATTCATAAAAAAGTAGCTAAGCTATTAAATAACAATGAAAAAGTTAGGGATGAAGTAAATACAATATATGATGAAACCAACTTAGATGAAATGAAATATGAAGAAGGGACAATCGACTCCTCAAAAAACATATTTCATGTAGTAGATATCTTTTTTGATAAAAAAGAGGAAATAGCTAAAAATATTAAAATTGATTTATCTGAGTTCAGAATAGCTACCCATCCAGCATGCCATTACTGTAAAGTTCAATATGAAGATGCAACTGAAGGATTCAGAGATCCAAAAGTTTTAGATGAGATTTTAAAAAGCTGTGGAATAGAAACAATAGGCTGGTATGACCATAAGAGATCCACATGTGGGGCAGGATTTAGACAAAGGTTTGTTAATAGAGATCTTTCTATGAAAGTTACTTCTGAAAAGTTATTATCACTACAGGATGAAAATATAGATATTTTAGTCCATATGTGTCCAAATTGTCAAATGCAATTTGATAGATACCAACCATTCATCGGGAAAGAATTAAACATTGATTTTAAAATGATGCACCTTAATATAGCTCAATTAGTAGCGTTTGTAATGGGTTCAGATCCTTATAAAGTAATGGGAATTCAAACACATACAATTCCAATAGAACCTTTAATTGAAAAAGTAGAAAAAAACTTATCAAAAGAAAGAGAAGTAAAAAGAGTTAAAACTGCTAATAAAGCTTAA
- the hdrC gene encoding ferredoxin:CoB-CoM heterodisulfide reductase subunit HdrC, translating to MDTIKIDDNPLELAEKIVEDIKFSKEKGLLKCVQCGMCTSMCPGARNSEYNPRAMIEKVLEGDESVISDKTIWNCFYCYTCHSICPVGNSACEVNQILRQIAISKGIANEEVSPFAGFVDLMMDIGLGGIPDNFHQDLIRDIGKEWEEKNMNLNKIREELGLKPLEMPKNSIKEIRVLLKKTGLDKRVNKLRE from the coding sequence ATGGATACAATTAAAATAGATGACAATCCATTAGAACTAGCTGAAAAAATTGTAGAAGATATTAAATTTTCTAAAGAAAAAGGGCTTTTGAAATGTGTACAATGTGGAATGTGTACATCTATGTGTCCAGGGGCTAGAAATTCAGAATACAATCCTAGAGCTATGATTGAAAAAGTTCTTGAAGGTGATGAGTCAGTAATATCTGATAAAACAATATGGAATTGTTTTTATTGTTATACTTGTCACAGTATTTGCCCAGTTGGTAATAGTGCATGTGAAGTAAACCAAATACTAAGGCAAATAGCTATATCAAAAGGCATAGCTAATGAAGAAGTAAGCCCATTTGCAGGTTTTGTAGATTTAATGATGGATATAGGTCTTGGAGGCATACCTGATAATTTTCACCAAGACTTAATAAGAGATATTGGCAAAGAATGGGAAGAAAAAAATATGAATTTAAATAAAATAAGAGAAGAATTAGGTCTTAAACCACTTGAAATGCCAAAAAACTCTATTAAAGAAATAAGAGTTTTACTGAAAAAGACAGGCCTCGATAAAAGAGTCAACAAACTTAGAGAATAA